The Primulina tabacum isolate GXHZ01 chromosome 7, ASM2559414v2, whole genome shotgun sequence genome includes a window with the following:
- the LOC142550589 gene encoding uncharacterized protein LOC142550589 produces the protein MSPPKFVGSADPLIDKEWVKAIEAIFDYLHFEDNDRVSCAVFLLTKTARIWWEATKVTVNVQTLQWNEFNELFYDKYFSTNLKTQKVKEFLELKQGNLNVNDCILKFEEGWSNKCYKCGGAGHIAINCTKSLGRGGIQGRIFSLTKEGVNPDTSVISGTILISGTVALTLIDTGATHSFMSEIFMRSLGIAPIFEPLQFNIVLPSGDVICPTSVIKACPIQVNERLLFADLIVIPMIEFDVILDYSAVFADDVLGLPPDRKVEFVIDVVPGTAPISEAPYRMAPTEMKELKNQSQELLDEGFIRPNSSPWGAPVLFVKKKDGSLRLCIDYREINKVTIKNRYHLPRIDDLFDQLQGATVISNIDRRSGYHQLKVKEDDIHKTAFRTRIKDGQQNDKQLLEMRSNAELKGNSEFGLNTNGLRLSTKDLQDCCSHCRYLNGNVNTSQWTLLSDFRRRRKVIIPFGLHGIPVSIVSDRDPRFTSEFWKSLHRALGSNWDLKLHLVEFKYNNSYQSSIGMAPYEALYGRRCCSSLFWDELGERRMLGPELVQQMVDVVALIRERMKTAQSRQKSYANVRRRPLAFEIGDHVFVKIAPLKGVMRFEKKGKLSPRFIGPFEILDRIGEQAYRVALPPSLDIVRNLFHVSMLRKYVSNPTHVLRHEPLDLTPNLSYHERPVQILDRKVKVLRNKDIGIVKVLWSNHIIEEATWEPEEEMKQRYPDLFTS, from the exons ATGAGTCCACCTAAGTTCGTGGGAAGTGCGGACCCTCTTATAGATAAGGAATGGGTTAAAGCTATTGAAGCAATCTTTGACTACCTGCACTTTGAGGATAATGATCGAGTTAGTTGTGCAGTGTTTCTTCTGACCAAgactgcacgcatttggtgggaGGCCACGAAGGTAACTGTCAATGTTCAAACCCTCCAATGGAATGAGTTCAATGAGCTATTTTATGACAAATATTTCTCCACGAATCTCAAGACACAGAAAGTGAAGGAGTTCTTGGAACTAAAGCAGGGCAACTTGAATGTGAATGACTGTATATTGAAGTTCGAAGAAGGAT GGAGCAACAAATGTTACAAATGTGGAGGTGCTGGTCATATTGCCATCAACTGCACCAAATCTTTAGGCCGAGGAGGAATCCAAGGGCGCATCTTCTCTTTGACCAAAGAGGGTGTTAATCCAGATACGTCAGTTATATCAGGTACTATTCTGATTTCAGGCACTGTAGCTCTTACTTTAATTGATACTGGAGCTACACATTCCTTTATGTCTGAAATTTTCATGAGATCGTTGGGTATTGCACCTATATTTGAACCTCTCCAGTTTAATATTGTGCTTCCTTCGGGTGATGTGATTTGTCCTACAAGTGTGATTAAAGCTTGTCCTATTCAAGTGAATGAGAGACtcttatttgctgatttaattgTTATTCCTATGATAGAgtttgatgttattttgg attattcGGCTGTCTTTGCCGATGATGTGCTGGGGTTGCCACCCGATAGAAAAGTCGAATTTGTCATTGATGTTGTACCTGGTACTGCTCCTATTTCTGAAGCCCCTTATCGAATGGCACcgactgaaatgaaagaattaaagaacCAATCGCAAGAACTGTTAGATGAGGGCTTTATTAGACCGAATTCTTCACCATGGGGGGCACCAgtgttgtttgtgaaaaagaaagatgggtcacTACGTTTGtgtattgactaccgagagatcaacaaagttaCAATTAAGAACAGGTATCATTTGCCACGaattgatgatctttttgatcaattacaaggggCAACGGTAATTTCTAATATTGATCGGCGATCAGGATATCACCAATTGAAGGTGAAAGAAGATGACATACATAAGACTGCTTTTCGAACTAG GATTAAAGATGGACAACAGAATGATAAGCAATTACTTGAAATGAGATCTAATGCTGAGCTGAAAGGAAATTCTGAGTTTGGTTTAAACACTAATGG gttaagattgagcaccaaagACCTGCAGGATTGTTGCAGTCATTGCCGATACCTCAATGGAAATGTGAACACATcacaatggactttgttgtcggaCTTTCGAAGACGCAGAAAGGTTATAATtccatttgg acttcatgggatACCAGTGTCAATTGTTTCTGATCGTGATCCAAGATTTACATCtgaattttggaagagtttgcatagaGCTTTGGGTTCAAA TTGGGATTTGAAGCTTCATCTTGTGGaattcaaatataataatagctatcagtcctcgattggcatggcaccttaTGAAGCTCTGTATGGGAGAAGGTGTTGTTCATCTTTGTTTTGGGATGAATTAGGTGAAAGAAGGATGTTAGGACCAGAGTTGGTTCAACAAATGGTTGATGTTGTAGCATTGATTCGAGAAAGAATGAAAACTGCCCAGTctcgacagaaaagctatgcaAATGTTCGAAGAAGGCCTTTGGCATTCGAGATAGGTGATCACGTGTTTGTTAAGATAGCTCCTCTCAAGGGAGTTATGAGATTTGAAAAGAAGGGGAAGTTGAGTCCTCGTTTTATTGGACCTTTCGAGATTCTCGACAGAATTGGCGAGCAAGCTTATCGAGTGGCTTTGCCTCCAAGTTTGGATATAGTTCgtaatttatttcatgtctCAATGCTTCGTAAATATGTATCGAATCCAACTCATGTACTTCGTCACGAACCACTAGACTTAACGCCAAATTTGAGTTATCATGAACGACCGGTACAAATACTGGATCGAAAGGTTAAAGTGCTTAGAAACAAAGATATTGGGATCGTGAAGGTGTTATGGAGTAATCATATCATCGAAGAAGCAACATGGGAACCCGAGGAAGAGATGAAGCAACGTTATCCTGACTTGTTTACGTCTTGA